A window of Candidatus Hydrogenedens sp. genomic DNA:
AATGTAGAAAGGATATACACACCTTCTTTCCTTGCAAACTCGTGTATCTGTGTCGTGAATACAGTACCTATAGGTGCCCATACAATCATAGGTATATGGGTACATTCATAAATCTGTTCAATTATTTTCCACTTTTTGCGACGCTGAATATGAATTAATATAGCATCTGGTTTTTCCGCAGAAATGAATTGGATAAATTTCTCAACAACAGAATCATCCTCAATAGGGTCGGGTAGCATTTCAAGAGTTACACCTACACGATTTGCAGAATCATAAAAAGCCTTCTCATATTCTTTACGATGTCCCTCAACGTCATAAGAAGAACCTGGCCAGCCTAACCAGTATGGCAGTTTGTCCCTGATAACGACACCTATAATCCGTACCTTCGGTTTTGGACGAAAAGTAGCAAGGTCAATAGGTCGTTTAAATTCACGTTCAGATGGAAATTCTGTCTGAGCAGAAACAAACAATGACGGGACTAATGCAGACATAGCTGTCGTGGATAAGAAACATCTTCTGCTCATCCCACAACAATCACAAGACGAATTATGAAAATACCTCTCTTTCATATTATTACCTTCCTAATAAATATTTCGTTGATTAATCTATATTAGAGTATATAAAATACAGATACAAATATACAAAGAAATTGATAATTCTAAAATTAAACTGAAATAACTACTGTTTCATAATTTCCTTTAGATGATAATACAACTAAAAAATTTTAAACTTGACAAATTGTGGTTTCTTTGATAGTATAACTATGTGGAAAGTTATAAGACTAACTCCCGACATCGGACACGCAAGTGTAAACCAATTTAATCAGTTTTAACCTTTTAAGATAGGAGTCATCTTTATGAAGAAAGGTTTTACTCTCATCGAACTACTTGTTGTCATCGCTATCATCGGTATTCTTGCTGCAATTCTTTTGCCTGCATTGGCAAGAGCCCGAGAAGCAGCAAGACGCTCAAGTTGTCAAAACAATCTTAAACAGTGGGGTATTGTTATGAAAATGTATGCGAACGAAACCAAAGGAGAAAGGTTCCCTCGAATCTTGGTTCGCAATGGAGCAGACCCTATATTTAGAGATTGTGATTCTGCTGACCCTACATTGGGACCGTACCATACCAGTTTATTTATAGCAATGGGTCCTGACCCTACTACACTGTATCCTGAGTATTGTACAGACCCAGCAATTGTATTTTGTCCTTCTGATGCACAAAGTACTATGAATGATGTTACAAATGATGAAACAGGGGAAATTACATTTGGGACTTTGTGTAATGATGCCAACTACGGTGCTGGTGCAATTGATGAAAGTTACCTGTATTTAGGTTGGGTATTTGACCGTGCAGAAACGAATCAGACCCCAATGACACTTCCTGCTATTTCACCCTGGTTAAGCGAGCCTTTAACAGGACCTGCACAATTGGTCCAATTCATAACAAATACAGTTATACCACTTTTAGCAACACCCGCTAACTGGGCAAATTATATAGATAAAGATGTGAATGTTGACCCTGGTAATGGGAATGGTGGAGGGTCAGTGATTTATCGTCTTCGTGAAGGGATAGAACGGTTCTTGATTACCGATATTAATAATCCTTCTGCCTCAGCACAAGCACAGAGTTCTGTGTGGATTATGTTTGACCATGTTGCCACATCACCCGAAGGATTCAATCATATCCCTGGTGGTTCCAATGTGCTATATATGGATGGACATGTTGAGTTTGTTCGCTATATTGCAGAAGACCCTGCCAATCCAACAGGAGCCAGTAAGGCACCTGTCAATCCAGCAATTGCTCAAGTTGTAGGGCTTGTCTATCGTTGGTAGGTATTCGAGACCTCTGACCAAGAGACCGTAGA
This region includes:
- a CDS encoding DUF1559 domain-containing protein; the protein is MKKGFTLIELLVVIAIIGILAAILLPALARAREAARRSSCQNNLKQWGIVMKMYANETKGERFPRILVRNGADPIFRDCDSADPTLGPYHTSLFIAMGPDPTTLYPEYCTDPAIVFCPSDAQSTMNDVTNDETGEITFGTLCNDANYGAGAIDESYLYLGWVFDRAETNQTPMTLPAISPWLSEPLTGPAQLVQFITNTVIPLLATPANWANYIDKDVNVDPGNGNGGGSVIYRLREGIERFLITDINNPSASAQAQSSVWIMFDHVATSPEGFNHIPGGSNVLYMDGHVEFVRYIAEDPANPTGASKAPVNPAIAQVVGLVYRW